From the genome of Buchnera aphidicola (Muscaphis stroyani), one region includes:
- the infB gene encoding translation initiation factor IF-2: MTDISLKALSHEIKISVKDLIEHLSNIGIFKYENDSISKEEKNSLLKHIDKNKKFLSNTLIFKRKTRRTLNVLTVGGKNKSIQVEIRKNKTYVKNSKLDAKIFSENLESNSLMTKNNIQKKQKKQNISNNLKKSNTIKNKKFKKIIDSKINEINTQKILKENIEIHKFYQKNKTDYHLTTFLHSRESEEDNNKLLEKDKKKYHSNLKNYRNKKNNKSNYNKIKKEELKSVFIKNNNKKNKSILFHQTFKKPDFTINRDVVLGSKISVLDLSNKMATKSSEVIKTMTNMGISGRINQVLDQDTAQLIAEEMGHKVILHRENILEELIMKDRDMGNEIFINRAPIVTIMGHVDHGKTSLLDCIRSTKIVSSESGGITQNIGAYHVNTDAGSITFIDTPGHAAFTAMRSRGAKVTDIVVLVVAADDGVMPQTIEAIQHAKEANVPVIVAINKIDRLDSNIEKLKNDLMKYDIHSEEWGGENIFVCISAKTGKGIDKLLSSILLQSEILELKAVNTGMAEGVVIESFVDKGRGPIATILVQKGNLKKGDIVLCGFEYGRIKALRNENGQNIISAGPSIPVEVLGLSKAPLSGDKVTVVRNEKQAREVACYRKNKFRDKKLESQNRSSLENMFENINKNNISELKIVLKSNVQGSLEAIYEALLKLSSNEVKVKIIGSGIGGITETDASLAFSSNAIIIGFNVRADSAAKKIIESENLDLRYYSVIYDLINEVKSSIIGLLSPEYKQNIIGLARVRNVFKSPKFGFIAGCMVTEGIIKRNNPIRILRDNVVVYEGELESLRRFKEDVSEVRNGIECGIGIKNYNDLHVEDTIEVFEVKEIKRTF, translated from the coding sequence ATGACAGATATAAGTTTAAAAGCTTTATCACACGAAATTAAAATTTCAGTTAAAGATTTAATAGAGCATTTATCTAACATCGGAATATTTAAGTATGAGAATGATTCCATTAGTAAAGAAGAAAAAAACTCTTTATTAAAGCACATAGATAAAAATAAAAAATTTTTATCAAATACTTTAATCTTTAAAAGAAAAACGAGAAGGACTTTAAATGTATTAACAGTTGGAGGCAAAAACAAATCTATTCAAGTAGAAATTAGAAAAAATAAAACTTATGTAAAAAATTCTAAATTAGATGCAAAAATTTTTTCCGAAAATTTAGAATCTAATTCTTTAATGACAAAAAATAATATTCAAAAAAAGCAAAAAAAACAAAATATTTCAAATAATTTAAAAAAATCCAATACAATAAAAAATAAAAAATTTAAAAAAATCATTGATTCAAAAATAAACGAGATAAACACTCAAAAAATTTTAAAAGAAAATATAGAAATTCATAAATTTTATCAAAAAAATAAAACAGATTATCATTTAACAACATTTTTACATTCTCGCGAATCTGAAGAAGATAACAATAAATTACTAGAAAAAGATAAAAAAAAATATCATTCAAATTTAAAAAATTATAGAAATAAAAAAAATAATAAATCTAATTATAATAAAATTAAAAAAGAAGAATTAAAATCTGTTTTTATTAAAAATAATAATAAAAAAAATAAATCGATTTTATTTCATCAAACGTTTAAAAAACCTGATTTTACTATTAATAGAGATGTTGTACTTGGAAGTAAAATTAGTGTTTTAGATTTATCTAATAAAATGGCAACTAAAAGCTCAGAAGTCATAAAAACTATGACAAACATGGGGATATCAGGGAGAATAAATCAAGTTCTTGACCAAGATACAGCTCAATTAATCGCTGAAGAGATGGGTCATAAAGTAATTTTGCACCGAGAAAATATATTAGAAGAGTTAATAATGAAGGATCGAGATATGGGTAATGAAATTTTTATAAATCGAGCCCCAATAGTGACTATTATGGGTCATGTAGATCATGGTAAAACTTCTTTATTAGATTGTATTCGCTCTACTAAAATAGTTTCGTCTGAGTCTGGAGGTATTACTCAAAATATTGGCGCTTATCATGTAAATACAGACGCAGGATCTATTACGTTTATAGATACTCCAGGTCACGCTGCTTTCACCGCAATGAGATCTCGAGGAGCCAAAGTTACTGATATAGTTGTTTTAGTTGTAGCTGCAGATGATGGGGTTATGCCGCAGACGATTGAAGCTATTCAACATGCAAAAGAAGCTAATGTACCAGTAATAGTAGCTATTAATAAAATAGATAGATTAGATTCTAACATTGAAAAACTTAAAAATGATTTAATGAAGTATGATATTCATTCAGAAGAATGGGGTGGTGAAAACATATTTGTATGTATTTCCGCGAAAACAGGAAAAGGAATTGATAAACTTTTAAGTTCTATTTTGTTACAATCAGAAATTTTAGAGCTTAAAGCAGTAAACACTGGAATGGCGGAAGGTGTCGTTATAGAATCTTTTGTTGATAAAGGAAGAGGTCCAATAGCGACAATATTAGTTCAAAAAGGAAATTTAAAAAAAGGAGACATAGTATTATGTGGTTTTGAATATGGTCGCATTAAAGCATTAAGAAATGAAAATGGTCAAAATATAATCAGTGCTGGTCCCTCTATTCCAGTAGAAGTTTTAGGATTATCTAAAGCCCCTTTATCAGGTGACAAAGTTACTGTCGTCCGTAATGAAAAACAAGCTCGAGAAGTAGCATGTTATCGAAAAAATAAATTCAGAGATAAGAAATTAGAAAGCCAAAATAGATCTAGTTTAGAAAACATGTTTGAAAACATAAACAAAAACAATATTTCTGAATTAAAAATTGTTTTAAAATCTAATGTTCAAGGGTCTTTAGAAGCAATTTATGAAGCTTTATTAAAATTGTCTAGTAATGAAGTTAAAGTTAAGATTATAGGATCAGGAATTGGAGGAATTACAGAAACAGATGCTTCTTTAGCGTTCTCGTCTAATGCTATTATTATAGGATTTAATGTTCGGGCAGACTCTGCCGCTAAAAAAATTATTGAATCAGAAAATTTAGATTTACGTTATTATTCAGTAATTTATGATTTAATTAATGAAGTAAAGTCCTCAATCATAGGTCTTTTATCCCCTGAATATAAACAAAACATTATTGGATTAGCTAGAGTTAGAAATGTGTTTAAATCGCCTAAGTTTGGTTTTATTGCTGGATGCATGGTAACAGAAGGAATTATTAAAAGAAATAATCCAATTCGAATATTACGAGATAATGTAGTTGTTTATGAAGGTGAATTAGAATCACTTCGTCGTTTTAAAGAGGATGTAAGCGAAGTTCGTAATGGTATAGAATGTGGAATTGGAATAAAGAATTATAATGATTTGCACGTTGAAGATACTATTGAAGTCTTTGAAGTTAAAGAAATTAAAAGAACATTTTAA
- the truB gene encoding tRNA pseudouridine(55) synthase TruB, protein MNSRKKRDIHGFFLLDKPKGISSNYVLQEVKLIFNAKKAGYIGTLDPLATGMLPICFGESTKFSYYSNISDKKYHVIAKLGETTSTSDASGAIIKKRPILFSSHDLDASIKKFTGCIYQIPPMHSAIKHNGIPLYKYARKGLQINRNSRRVYIHKIEFLSYEKNLIEFIIVCSKGTYIRTLIEDLGENLGCGAHVANLRRLQVATYSYSKLVTISDLYKLLNIKHIKNIKFFKKIDELLMPIDSPVSFFPKVYLSCKKSYNFKSGQSVIFDSNIKKSLVRVFEEENNKFLGLGRINVNKLLIPHRLISEIHS, encoded by the coding sequence ATGAATTCTCGTAAAAAACGAGATATTCATGGATTTTTTTTATTAGATAAACCTAAAGGAATATCTTCCAATTATGTTTTACAAGAAGTTAAACTGATTTTTAATGCTAAAAAAGCAGGATACATTGGTACTTTAGATCCTTTAGCAACTGGTATGTTGCCAATCTGTTTTGGAGAGAGTACAAAATTTTCTTATTATTCAAATATTTCTGATAAAAAATACCATGTAATTGCTAAATTAGGTGAAACAACTTCCACTTCTGACGCTAGTGGGGCAATTATAAAAAAAAGACCCATTTTGTTTTCATCTCACGATCTTGATGCGTCAATAAAAAAGTTTACAGGTTGTATTTATCAAATACCACCAATGCATTCAGCTATTAAACATAATGGTATACCTTTGTATAAATATGCTCGAAAAGGATTACAAATTAATCGAAACTCTCGGAGAGTTTATATACATAAAATTGAATTTTTAAGTTATGAAAAAAATTTAATAGAATTCATTATTGTTTGCTCTAAAGGAACATATATACGTACTCTTATTGAAGATTTAGGAGAAAATTTGGGATGTGGGGCGCATGTAGCTAATCTACGTCGATTACAAGTAGCAACTTATTCTTATTCTAAATTAGTAACAATATCTGATTTGTATAAGTTACTGAATATTAAACATATTAAAAATATTAAATTTTTTAAAAAAATAGATGAATTATTAATGCCGATTGACAGTCCTGTTTCATTTTTTCCTAAAGTTTATCTTTCGTGTAAAAAATCATACAATTTTAAATCAGGACAATCAGTTATTTTTGACTCGAATATTAAAAAAAGTTTAGTTCGAGTATTTGAAGAAGAGAATAATAAGTTTCTTGGGTTAGGAAGAATTAATGTCAATAAATTATTAATTCCTCATCGATTAATTTCTGAAATTCACTCATAA
- the rpsO gene encoding 30S ribosomal protein S15 → MSFGLIDTKKIILKYGKNKADSGKTEVQIALLTTQIDHLQTHFIHHKKDHCSRRGLLRMVSKRRKLLDYLKNKYISRYSELIEKLNLRR, encoded by the coding sequence ATGTCTTTTGGTTTAATTGATACAAAAAAAATTATTTTAAAATATGGTAAAAATAAAGCAGATAGCGGAAAAACAGAAGTTCAAATTGCGCTTCTGACTACTCAAATTGATCATCTTCAGACGCATTTTATTCATCATAAAAAAGATCACTGCAGCCGAAGAGGTCTTTTGCGTATGGTTTCAAAACGTCGTAAATTATTAGATTATTTAAAGAACAAATATATATCTCGTTATTCTGAATTAATTGAAAAATTAAATTTAAGACGATAG
- the rbfA gene encoding 30S ribosome-binding factor RbfA, which translates to MDKSFSRASRIASEIQKKIALIIHHSLKDPRFKIVITVSEVQVSKDLSNAKIFISFLDYHKKENSKKILIILNKASGYIRKLLCKEMRLRIVPNIVFYHDSSSIQGNKISMILNNLIKNNDI; encoded by the coding sequence ATGGACAAATCATTTAGTCGAGCGTCACGAATTGCATCAGAAATACAAAAAAAAATAGCTTTGATTATTCATCATTCTCTTAAAGATCCGCGCTTTAAAATAGTGATCACAGTATCTGAAGTTCAAGTTTCTAAAGATTTATCTAATGCAAAAATTTTTATTAGTTTTTTAGACTATCATAAAAAAGAAAATTCTAAAAAAATTTTGATAATTTTAAATAAAGCTTCTGGTTACATTCGGAAATTGTTATGCAAAGAAATGAGATTAAGAATAGTTCCCAATATTGTTTTTTATCACGACAGTTCTTCGATACAAGGAAATAAAATCTCTATGATATTAAACAATTTGATAAAAAATAATGATATCTAA